The sequence CAGGCGCTCATAGCTTCCGGCCGGAACTGCCCTGGCGTTAAAAACGACGCGCACAGCGGCGGAGGAGCCGGCGCTCAGTGTGCCTGCGCCGTTGACGATGGTCAGCCAGTCGGCAAGCGAATCGGCGCTTAGACTGCTCTCCATGCAATAATACTGCATCGGCGCAGATCCGATGTTCCGCAGGATAAAGCTCAGCGTATCGGTTCGGCCGTATTCGATCGACGATTCGAGCTCCATCGTCGAGGCGGTCAGTTGTCCGGAAGATACTTCATCCCAAATGCACCATACCGCTTCTCCGAAATGGACTTGTCCCCAACGAATGCGAAAATAACCCGATTCGCCCCAATTTTTTCCCCAGCTGTTTTTGGCTATCCAGCAGCGTTCATCATCGTTCCAGCCGACAATGAGCACCGCATGCCAGCCTTCGGAAGCGCCGTAGACGTGCTCATAGATGCCGCGCTTGTAAGCGTAAAAATCGGCAAAAACCTCAAAGGCGGCCGAAACGGGATGATAGAGCAGCGCGGTTTTGATGTTTTCGATTTGCGCTTCGCCATAGGTCACGTAGCCCCAATCGGGAATAGTTACGGTCTGGAGATGCCAAAGCGCTTCTGCGGCGGCGCACGGAACAGTCGATTTAGCGGCATACGGCAGGCTTTTTTCAGGCGGCACGCCCACGTCGCGAATGAAATGAAGGGCAAGATCGACTCGACCGCCGTTTTCGCAGTCACCGGCGCCGCTGCAGGAAAGCAAGATCTGTTCCGATAGATCGAGAGTTGAATCGGCCGTCTGCCTGCGGATGTTCCACCAGGATTCGACCTGCGCCACGGCGGAAAAGGCCCAACAACTGCCGCAGGCGCCCTGATCGCGCACCGGCGTCACCCAATTGCCGCCTGCATCACGCCAGTCGAAACGGGAGGGCAGTGGGCCCAATTGAGGTAAAGACAACAGAGCAGGGGCTGTACCTTTGAGTGGTGAATCGGTCAGTCCTAAACGACGCCTGCGTTCTTCACCCGAAAGCTCCGTCAGTTCGTTCGAAGAGGCGCTCCATGCGGCGCCCTGCTCACGAATTGCCCGCTCCACCGCCGCTATGTCCACCGTCGCAGCGCCGAACAGCGAGGAGGAGAAAAAAATCGTAAGAAGCAGAATAGCCTTAGCCCAATCCTTTTGCTTAAAAAGGTAATGATCTACCGGGCAACCAAAGGCGTAACGAGACAGGCTCAAAGAAGCACCCTCTGCCGAACACTTTACTCAATATAAGAGCGCAACGGATAAAATTCAAGCCGTCAATCCGCAACTTTTCCGTCTTTTGAATGCCAATTTTTCTTAAATTATCGTGTCAAACACATGGGACGGAACTATGAAAGTAATCATCATAACCACCGGCGGCACGATCGAAAAGACGTATGATGAAGAGGAGGGAACGCTGACCAATCGCGGCTCCCAGCTGCAGCGCATGCTCAAACGGCTGCGATTGCCTTACACTCAGATCCACCATATCGATCTCTTGTGGAAAGACTCACTCGAGATGACCGATCACGACCGTCAGATCATCTGCAACACCGTCACCAACTTTTTGCCGGAAAAGTCACCCGTGCTCATCCTCCACGGCACCGACACCATGGAACTCACCGCTCAGTATCTATACGACCGTCTCATGCCTATCCCCATTCCCCTGATTCTCACCGGCGCCATGAAACCGTTCGGATTCGAAGATTCCGATGCACTGCAGAATTTCGTCGAGGCGCTCTTTGCCTGTCGATTGGCGCCTCCGGGTATTTATATCTCTTTCCATAACATGCTGCATCCGATGCCCGGAGTGCGCAAAGACCGTCTGCGCAAGACGTTTATCAGCGACGCCTGTCGTTAAACTTTCTGTTCAATGGAATTATTTTCTTCCGCTAATAGGCGGATCTGCTCCTCTTCCAGACGATGCAGCCGCCATTCGGGGTGCGCTTGGGCTCCGATCGAGCGAAAGAATCGTTGCGCCGGTTCATTCCAATCCAGAACCGCCCATTCCATGCGGCCGCAGTCGTGGGCTCTCGCTATAGTCGCCAAAGCCGCCATCAGCGCCCGACCGACGCCGGAGCGGCGATACTCCGGCAGGACGAAAAGATCCTCCACATAGAGCGTCGGCCGGCCTAAAAAAGTCGAAAAAGTAAAGAAATAAAAAGCCATTCCGATTGCCTGACCCTCCCTTTCAGCCAGCAAAGCGTGAAAATAGGGTAGATCGCCGAAACCGAAACGCAGCAACCGCGCTTCCGTCGCTTCGACCTGATGCGCCAAGTTTTCATATTCCGCCAAGTTGCGAATAAAGCGGAGAATCGTCGTGATGTCCTTTGCTTCTGCTTTTCGGATGTGCATGGTTCCCTTTCCCAAAACTTGTCCTCCAGCCAAGCCGATAAACTCCTTGAAATTCGACGGGCGAATGGCTATTTTGCAAACGCCATGAAAAAGGTAATTGTCATTTTTCTCATTGCGCTCGCGCTTTGCACATGTGCAAACCAGGGTTTTCCTCCCGGCGGACCCGAGGATAAAACGCCGCCGCGCGTGATTGCTTCCTTTCCGCCCAAAGATTCGACCGGCGTTTCACGTACAACAAAGGTGCAAATATTGTTCAGCGAACCGGTCCTGCCGTTTACCGTGGAAAAGGCGCTGTTCATTACGCCGTTTGTCGGCGAGCGCCTCAAACTGAAATGGCATCGCGATCGACAGTTGACGATCCAGTTCAGCGACTCGCTGCTGCCGAACCGCACTTACGTCGTCACCATCGGCGCGGGCGCCAAGGACCGCCGCAATAATATGATGAAAGAATCCTTTACACTAGCCTTTTCTACCGGCGAACACCTCGATCGCGGTCAAATCAGCGGTAGACTTTACGGCACCGATTTGGGCGGTGCGCAGGTTTGGGCTTACGATCTGTCCCTCACGCCAAACCCCGATCCCTCCCGCCATACGCCGCTCTACGCCACGCAAACCGGTGAGGAGGGTCTCTTTTGCCTTCCCTACATGGCATTCGGACGTTACCGTCTCTTTGCCGTCAAAGACCGCAATCTCAACAACCGCTACGATCCTGAATTCGATCTCATCGGCGTCGCCCATCGCGACGTTCAACTCGATTCCGTAAGCCGGATCGATTCTCCGCTGACCTTTCGTCTTGCCCAGCGCGACACCACGCGGCCGCGCCTCGACGCCGTCACAGTACCCGATCGACAACACGTCATCCTGCGCTTCAGCGAACCCGTTCGCGCGGAAGCCGCCCGCAGCGACAATTTTCTGATTGTAACCGGATCAGACACCCTTGCCGTTTTCGATGCCTCTTTTGATCCGCAGAACGCTGCTCTCTTACAGCTGACGACTGCGCCGCAGGAGTCAGGGCTTTATTATCAGCTGCAGATCAAAGAGATAAAAGATCAAAGCGGATTGACCATGGCCGCGCCGTCTTTGCCCGTCACTTTTTCCGGCTCGGCTCTGCCGGACACCGTCCGGCCGCGCTGCGTCGCCATGTCGCCGCGCGACAGCTCCCGTGCCGTGCCGATCAATTCGCCCATCGAAGTCTTTTTCTCCGAGACCATGGCGGAAGAACCTTTGACACGACTTTTTCACCTGGCCGATTCGAGCGGCAATCCTGTCAGCGGCAGTCTCGCTTTTCCTGCCGGTAACCGCCTTGTCTTCACCCCGCATCGACCATTGAGGGGTAAAATGCGCTACATGGTCAGCCTGCCGGCCGATTCGATCATGGATCTTGCCGGCAATCCGTTGGCCGATTCGCTTTTCCTCAAGCACTTTACCACCCTCAATCCCGACACCCTCTCCGCGATCGCCGGCGCCGTATCAGACGCCGACACTTCTGCCCGCGGACCGCTTTTTCTCAAAGCTGTGTCGGTCGGCGAGAAAGAGCCGCGTGCCTATGAACTCTGCCTTCCGGCTCCCGCCGGATTCGAATTTCGCGACCTGATGCCGGGCAGATACATTATCGAACTGTTTCGGGATGAGGACGGAAACGGCGAGTTTACGTTCGGAACACCCTATCCATTCCAGCCTGCGGAACGCTTTTTTGTCTATCCCGATACGATCGAAATCCGCTCGCGCTGGCCGAGCGACGGCGAATCGATTGTCCTCCCCCGCTGACCTGCCTGCAATGATGTTTGTCCGTCAATGAAAAAGCCCGAATCACTTGATTCGGGCTTTAGCGTCAGCTCTTTAACACCTCCTCGTGGGGGGAAGCGTGCGGCTCGTCGAGCGGATTTCCAAGGTCGAAAACCAGCTCGTCGTTTTGAGCGCGGATGGTGATCGATGCTCCGTCCGAAAAGACGCCGCGGAGCAGCTGCTCGGCCAAAGGATCTTCGACGTACCGCTGAATTGTTCGCTTGAGCGGCCGCGCGCCGTACACGGGATCAAAGCCGCGGTCGGCAATAAACTCCTTGGCGCCTTTGGTCAGCCTGATCTTGATGTTGCGATTGGCCACCCTCTGCAGCATCTCCTGTACGGTAATGTCGATGATGCGCACCATATCCTGACGGCTCAGCGGCCGGAACACCACCAGCTCGTCGACACGGTTGATGAACTCGGGATTAAAAGTATGCTTGACCTCTTCGATAATCCGATCGCGCATTTTTTCGTAATTCGATTCCTCATCGTCCTTAGCAAAGCCCATGCCGCCGCCTTTGCTCACTTGACGTGCGCCCAGGTTTGAAGTCATGATAAGAACCGTGTTTTTGAAATCGATCTTGCGGCCGAGGCTGTCGGTGATATGGCCTTCGTCCAAGATCTGCAATAGGATGTTGAACACATCGGGATGCGCTTTTTCGATTTCATCGAACAAAACGACCGAGTAGGGATGACGCCGCACCCGTTCCGTCAGCTGGCCGCCTTCCTCGTAACCAATGTATCCCGGAGGCGCGCCGGTCAGACGCGATACCGAAAACTTTTCCATGTACTCGGACATGTCGATGCGAATCAGCGCATTGTCGTCGTTGAACAGATAGCGGGCCAGCTCCTTAGCCAGGTAGGTCTTGCCGACGCCGGTCGGGCCGAGGAAAATAAACGAACCAATCGGCCGATTGGGATCCTTCAATCCGGCCCGCGTTCTGCGAATCGCCCGGCATAATAAGTCGATCACATTGTCCTGACCGACGACCCGCTTTTTCAGCTCTTCCGCCATGTTGAGCAGTTTGTCGGATTCGCTCTGCGCTACGCGCGTCACCGGTATTTTGGTCATCATCGACACAACCTCGGCGACGTCGTCGGCGGTGGCCACAGCCCAGTGCTCTTCCTGCTCGGCGTTCCAGCGCTGCTTGGCGCGCTCGAGCTCCTGTACTAGCTGCTTCTCCAAATCGCGCAGCTTGGCGGCCTTTTCGAAATTCTGCTTTCGCACCACCGCTTCCTTTTCCGCCCGTACCTTTTTAATCTCTTCTTCGATGGCGGCAATCTCTTTCGGTACAACAATGTTGGCTAAATGGACGCGGGCGCCGGTCTCGTCCAACACGTCGATCGCCTTGTCGGGTTGAAAGCGATCTGTGATGTAACGGTCGGAAAGATTGACGATTTCGCGGATGGCGTCTTCGGTAAAGCGCACGCGGTGGTGAGCCTCATAACGGCTCTGCAGGCCCTTGATGATGGCATAGGTCTCTTCCAAAGAGGGCGGATCGACCATCACCTTTTGGAAACGCCGTTCGAGAGCGCCGTCCTTTTCGATGTATTGACGGTATTCATCCAGCGTAGTGGCGCCGATGCACTGCAGTTCGCCTCGCGCCAGTGCCGGTTTGAACATATTGGAGGCGTCGAGAGAACCCGAGGCGCCGCCTGCGCCGACGATGGTGTGCAGCTCGTCGATGAATAAAATGACGTCGCGCTGCTTGACCAGCTCGTTCATGATCGCCTTCATCCGTTCCTCGAACTGGCCGCGATACTTGGTACCCGCGACAATGGCGCCGAGATCGAGCGTGACGACCCGCTTGTTGAACAGAACGCGCGGCACCTTCTTCTCGACGATGCGCAGCGCCAACCCTTCGGCGATGGCGGTTTTGCCGACGCCCGGTTCGCCGATGAGAACCGGGTTGTTCTTTTTTCGCCGGCTGAGGATTTGCGCCACACGCTGGATTTCCGCATCACGGCCGATGATCGGATCGAGCTTGCCCTCGCGCGCCATGGCCGTTAGGTCGCGGCCGAAATGATCGAGCGCCGGCGTCGGCGACTTGCCGCTGCTGCTTTCGGAACTTGTTCCAGTTGATTGCGAAGAAGAACTCTCGAGATTCTTGGTCAACTCGGCGGCAACCGCTTCATAGGTCACGCCGAAGCTGGTGAGAATCTGCGACGCCAACCCTTCGCGCTCTTTAACCAAAGCCAATAGCAGGTGTTCTGTGCCGATAATATCCGACTTGTAGCGCTCGGCTTCCATATAGGCGCTCTTTAGGATCTTTTCCGCCCGCTTGGTAAAAGGAATGTTGCCGAGCGTCATGGTCTCGCCGGACACACGGCCCGCATCTTCAACCGCCTGCTTGATCTCATCCAGATCACATCCCAGCGACAACAATATTTCGATCGCCATCCCTTCGCCTTCGCGAATGAGACCCAGCAAAAGATGCTCGGTGCCGATATAATCGTGACCCAGCCGCAGTGCTTCGTCCCTTGCGAACTGAATCACCATCTGCACTCTGCTGGAAAAATTATTCTTCATGTATGCTCCTAGAACCGCTTCTTCCTCTCTAACACATGAAAAGCGCTCAAGTTTCCCTTTTCTTTTTCGGTACTACTTGGCGGTGACACTCTGTTCAAAAAAAAGACACTCGCAAAGTTTCATTGACCGCTTGTTTCTACTAAATAATATAGGGTTAGAAAACAGCGATCGCAAGGTCTTCTTTTAATTTTCAATTTTCGTGCCGGCAGAAACGGAGATACGGCGGATTTTGCCGTCATAGAGTTCGATGATGCGGTCTGCCCGTTCAGCCAGGTCGCGGTTGTGTGTGACGAGGATCAGCGTTTGCCGCAGACCGCGACTGAGTCGCCACAAAAGCGCATGAAGGGCTTCCGCCGCCTCTGCATCAAGATTGCCGGAAGGCTCGTCCGCCAGCAGCAGTCGCGGCCGATTGATCAGCGCCCGCGCCACTGCCGCCCGCTGCTGTTCCCCGCCCGACAGCTCGTTGGGCCGATGATGCGCACGCTCTTCCAAGCCGACGGCGCGCAGCAATTTCATCGCCTCCTCCGTCAGCTCTTCTTTCGGTCTTCCCGCGATCATCCCGGGCATCATCACGTTTTCCAGCGCGGAAAACTCGGGCAATAGATGATGCGCCTGAAAGACAAAGCCGGAGGTCTGATTGCGCAATTTGGCCAGCTTTTGATCGTCAAACTGATAGACATCATGTCCGTCGATTTCGACGCTGCCGGCGGTAGGGCGATCGAGCATGCCGATGATATGTAACAGTGTGCTTTTCCCCACTCCCGACGGACCGACCACGGCGATGATCTCACCCTCGCTGACCTCGAAACTGATGCCCTTGAGCACGCGCAGCTCGCCGTTCGGCATCGGGTAGCTTTTTTGCAAATCCGTGACCCGCAAAATAACCGGCGCCGATTTTTGCCGGCTTACAGAAAACTCTGCCGAATTACTCATAACGAATCGCCTTTACCGGATCCAATTTAGCCGCTCTTGCCGCCGGATAAACCGCCGCCGCATAAGTAATGAGAATCGCCGCCGCCGAAATCATGACGAAATCGGTCCATTTCATCAAAATCGGCAGCCAGTCGATGATATAGATGTCATTAGGCAAGGAAAAAAAGCGGTACCGATATTGCGCCCAGCATAAAGCATAGCCGATAATGCAGCCGAGAACGGTCCCGACAATACCCACCAACAGACCCTCGAAAGTAAAGATGCGGCGAATGCCCGCGTTGGTGGCGCCCATCGCCTTGAGCACGCCGATCTCGCGCGTCTTTTCCATGGTCACCATGATCATCGTCGAAATGATGTTGAAAGCCGCCACCATGATGATCAGGCTCAAAATGATAAAAGCCGCCCATTTTTCGATCTTCATCCAGGCAAACAGATTTTGATTAAGATCGAACCAGGTGAGAACCCGATAGGGATAGCCCAGCTTTTCATTGAGCAGCGCTTCCACCACGGAAGCGTTTTCATAGTGGTCGAGCCGTATTCCGATGCCCGACACTTTAGTACCCATGCGAAAAAGCTTTTGCGCCGCTTCGTTGGAAATGTAGGCCATGTTGTCATCGAATTCGAACAGACCGGTCTCGAAATAGCCGGTGACCACGAACTGCATCATTTGCGGCATCTGATTGACGCGCGTCACGTCCTCGAAACTGGCAAGAATCACTTTGTCACCGACGCTGACCATGAGGCGATCGGCCAGGTTGAATCCCAGCACAATACCCGGCAACGGCCGGCCTTCGTCAGTCTCCACCATGCCGACATCGAGGGCGCCGTATTTAATGCTCTTTTTGATTTCCGTGACGTTTTCCACCGTCTGCAGATCGATGCCGCGAATGATCAGTCCCGTAGTCTCGGTTTTCGAGCGAATCAGACCCTTTTTGTGGATGTAAGGCGTCATAGCGACGATGTGCGGCGTTCCCTTGATTCGCGCCATGATTGCCGCGGGGTCTTCGATGCCGCGGTCGTTAAAGGTCCGCACCTTGACGTGTGCATCCACGCCGATAAAGCGGGAACGCACTTCCGATTCAAACCCGTTCATGACCGAGAGAACGATGATCAGTGCGGCAACGCCAATCGTCACACCGAGAATAGAGATGTAAGAAATCAGCGAAATAAACCCTGTCTTGCGCTTGGAGCGCAAATAACGGAGGGCAATAAAGAGCTCGTAGGACATGGATAAATTCTCGATCTATTTTTCGGGTCGCATGGTCGGGAAAAAGATGACGTCGCGGATCGAGGGTTGATCGGTCAGCAGCATGACCAAGCGATCGATGCCCATGCCCAGACCGGCGGTGGGCGGCATGCCGTATTCCAGGGCGCGAATAAAATCTTCGTCCATGACCTGGGCTTCTTCGTCGCCGGCCTCGCGCAGCTTCATCTGCGCTTCGAACCGGCTGCGCTGATCAATGGGGTCGTTCAGCTCGCTGAACGAGTTGCCGATTTCGCGCCCGGCGACATACGGCTCGAATCTTTCTACCAGCCGCTCGTCGTTTCGATGCCGCTTGGCTAAAGGCGAAAGCTCGACGGGATAATCGCAAATAAACACAGGCTGGATGAGATGCGGCTCGACCTTTTCACTGAAAATCTCGTCGATGATCTTGCCCTCTCCCCAAAACTCTTCGATCTCGACGTGCATCTCCTTGGCCGCGGCGGCCAACTGTTCGCGCGAGAGACCGTAGAGCTGCCTGCCGGTGTACTTTTCGATCGCTTCAAAGAGCGGCAAACGCGGCCAAGGACCGGCCAGGTCGATTTCATGTCCCTGATAAGAGATTTTCGTCGTTCCCAGCACTCTGTCGGCAATATGGTTCACCATGTCTTCCACCAAGTCCATCATAAAATGATAGTCCTGGTAAGCCACATAGAGCTCCATCATGGTGAACTCGGGGTTGTGGGTGCGGTCGATCCCTTCGTTGCGGAAATCTTTACTGATTTCATACACGCCGTCATAACCGCCGACAATCAGCCGCTTGAGGTAGAGCTCATCGGCGATGCGCATGTAAAGATCGATGTCCAGAGCGTTGTGATGGGTAATGAACGGTCTGGCGGTTGCGCCGCCGTAGATCGGCTGCAGTACCGGCGTTTCGACCTCGAGATAGCCGCGGGCGTCCAAATAAGCGCGCATGGCGGAAATGATTTTGGAGCGCTTGATGAACACCTCCATGACATGGCGATTGACGATCAAATCGACGTACCGCTGACGGTAGCGCGCCTCGGTGTCGGCAAAAGCGTCATAGACCACCTTGACGCCGTTTTCTTCTTTTTCCTTGACGATCGGCAGGGGGCGAAGGTTTTTCGTCAGCAGTTCCAGCTTTTTGACGACGACGGTGATTTCGCCGGTCGAGGTCTTCATAACCTCGCCCTCCACACCGATGATGTCACCGATATCCATCAGCTTGAAGAGGGTATATGCAGAATCGCCGACCTGATCAGTGCGCACATAGATCTGCAGCCGCTCGCCGCCGTCCAACAAATGCGCAAAAGAAGCTTTTCCCATGCGTCGGATGGCGATCAACCGCCCGGCCACGGCTACACTTCGGCCTTCCATTTCCGCAAAATTGTGCAAAATTTCTGCCGCCCGATGCGTCCTCGCAAAACTGTAGGCAAACGGATTGATCCCCATCTGACGAATCTGCGCCAGCTTTTCGCGCCGATTGCGCATGACCTCGTTCAGCTCGGCTGTATATTCCTCATGATTCATGCCGTCGATCTCCTGTTCTGTTTAAGGTCGGCAGCTCATTCATGCTGCATCTGGATCAAATAGGCGTGGATGAACTCGTCCAGTTCGCCGTCCATAACTGCCTGTATGTCGCTCGTCTCATAGCCGGTACGATGATCCTTGACGAGGTTGTAAGGGTGAAAAACATAAGAGCGAATCTGATTTCCCCAGGCAATGTCCTTTTTGGTATTTTCCAGCTGCGCCTTTTTGGCCGCTTCCTCTTCCAATTTAAGCTGATAAAGCTTAGAAAGCAGCATTTTCATGGCCGCTTCTTTGTTGCGATGCTGCGACCGCTCGTTCTGACACTGCACGACGATGCCGGTCGGAATGTGCGTAATGCGGATGGCGGAGCTGGTCTTGTTGACGTGCTGCCCGCCGGCGCCGCTGGCGCGAAACGTGTCGATCCGCAGATCCTTTTCGTCGACATCGACTTCAATCGCATTTTCCACTTCGGGATAGACAAAGACCGAAGCGAAAGAGGTGTGTCGGCGACTGTTGGCATCGAACGGCGAGATACGTACCAGCCGGTGTACGCCCGCCTCGGCCTTTAAATAACCGTAAGCATAGGGGCCGGTCACTTCAATAGAAACGCTCTTGATGCCGGCTTCCTCTCCGGCCTGAAAATCGAGAATTTCTTCTTTAAAACCGCGGCGCTCGATCCAACGCTGATACATGCGCATCAGCATCTGCGCCCAATCCTGCGATTCGGTGCCTCCCGCCCCAGGGTGTATGGTCAAAATGGCGTTTTTGGCATCCTCCGGCTTGCCGAGCATCTTGCGGAACTCGAGCGCCGAAAGCTCCTTTTCCCATCGCGCCACTTCCTGTCGGATTTCTTCACCGACCGCTTCATCCTTCTCCTCATCAGCCAGAAGCAACAAATCGCGGCATTCTTTCAAGCCGGAATCGATCTTTTTCCAGGCATCTACCCACTCGCGGCGTTCGGCGATTTCGCGCATCACCTTTTGCGCGCTTTCGTTGTCGTTCCAAAAATCGGGTTGATGCGTGCGTTTCTCCA comes from candidate division KSB1 bacterium and encodes:
- a CDS encoding asparaginase, which codes for MKVIIITTGGTIEKTYDEEEGTLTNRGSQLQRMLKRLRLPYTQIHHIDLLWKDSLEMTDHDRQIICNTVTNFLPEKSPVLILHGTDTMELTAQYLYDRLMPIPIPLILTGAMKPFGFEDSDALQNFVEALFACRLAPPGIYISFHNMLHPMPGVRKDRLRKTFISDACR
- a CDS encoding Ig-like domain-containing protein; protein product: MKKVIVIFLIALALCTCANQGFPPGGPEDKTPPRVIASFPPKDSTGVSRTTKVQILFSEPVLPFTVEKALFITPFVGERLKLKWHRDRQLTIQFSDSLLPNRTYVVTIGAGAKDRRNNMMKESFTLAFSTGEHLDRGQISGRLYGTDLGGAQVWAYDLSLTPNPDPSRHTPLYATQTGEEGLFCLPYMAFGRYRLFAVKDRNLNNRYDPEFDLIGVAHRDVQLDSVSRIDSPLTFRLAQRDTTRPRLDAVTVPDRQHVILRFSEPVRAEAARSDNFLIVTGSDTLAVFDASFDPQNAALLQLTTAPQESGLYYQLQIKEIKDQSGLTMAAPSLPVTFSGSALPDTVRPRCVAMSPRDSSRAVPINSPIEVFFSETMAEEPLTRLFHLADSSGNPVSGSLAFPAGNRLVFTPHRPLRGKMRYMVSLPADSIMDLAGNPLADSLFLKHFTTLNPDTLSAIAGAVSDADTSARGPLFLKAVSVGEKEPRAYELCLPAPAGFEFRDLMPGRYIIELFRDEDGNGEFTFGTPYPFQPAERFFVYPDTIEIRSRWPSDGESIVLPR
- a CDS encoding ABC transporter ATP-binding protein, coding for MSNSAEFSVSRQKSAPVILRVTDLQKSYPMPNGELRVLKGISFEVSEGEIIAVVGPSGVGKSTLLHIIGMLDRPTAGSVEIDGHDVYQFDDQKLAKLRNQTSGFVFQAHHLLPEFSALENVMMPGMIAGRPKEELTEEAMKLLRAVGLEERAHHRPNELSGGEQQRAAVARALINRPRLLLADEPSGNLDAEAAEALHALLWRLSRGLRQTLILVTHNRDLAERADRIIELYDGKIRRISVSAGTKIEN
- the lysS gene encoding lysine--tRNA ligase, translating into MNHEEYTAELNEVMRNRREKLAQIRQMGINPFAYSFARTHRAAEILHNFAEMEGRSVAVAGRLIAIRRMGKASFAHLLDGGERLQIYVRTDQVGDSAYTLFKLMDIGDIIGVEGEVMKTSTGEITVVVKKLELLTKNLRPLPIVKEKEENGVKVVYDAFADTEARYRQRYVDLIVNRHVMEVFIKRSKIISAMRAYLDARGYLEVETPVLQPIYGGATARPFITHHNALDIDLYMRIADELYLKRLIVGGYDGVYEISKDFRNEGIDRTHNPEFTMMELYVAYQDYHFMMDLVEDMVNHIADRVLGTTKISYQGHEIDLAGPWPRLPLFEAIEKYTGRQLYGLSREQLAAAAKEMHVEIEEFWGEGKIIDEIFSEKVEPHLIQPVFICDYPVELSPLAKRHRNDERLVERFEPYVAGREIGNSFSELNDPIDQRSRFEAQMKLREAGDEEAQVMDEDFIRALEYGMPPTAGLGMGIDRLVMLLTDQPSIRDVIFFPTMRPEK
- a CDS encoding GNAT family N-acetyltransferase; translated protein: MHIRKAEAKDITTILRFIRNLAEYENLAHQVEATEARLLRFGFGDLPYFHALLAEREGQAIGMAFYFFTFSTFLGRPTLYVEDLFVLPEYRRSGVGRALMAALATIARAHDCGRMEWAVLDWNEPAQRFFRSIGAQAHPEWRLHRLEEEQIRLLAEENNSIEQKV
- the prfB gene encoding peptide chain release factor 2 (programmed frameshift), whose product is MFEDIKTTLEELTERQETLRRHFELDKKESEIAELEKRTHQPDFWNDNESAQKVMREIAERREWVDAWKKIDSGLKECRDLLLLADEEKDEAVGEEIRQEVARWEKELSALEFRKMLGKPEDAKNAILTIHPGAGGTESQDWAQMLMRMYQRWIERRGFKEEILDFQAGEEAGIKSVSIEVTGPYAYGYLKAEAGVHRLVRISPFDANSRRHTSFASVFVYPEVENAIEVDVDEKDLRIDTFRASGAGGQHVNKTSSAIRITHIPTGIVVQCQNERSQHRNKEAAMKMLLSKLYQLKLEEEAAKKAQLENTKKDIAWGNQIRSYVFHPYNLVKDHRTGYETSDIQAVMDGELDEFIHAYLIQMQHE
- a CDS encoding ABC transporter permease, which codes for MSYELFIALRYLRSKRKTGFISLISYISILGVTIGVAALIIVLSVMNGFESEVRSRFIGVDAHVKVRTFNDRGIEDPAAIMARIKGTPHIVAMTPYIHKKGLIRSKTETTGLIIRGIDLQTVENVTEIKKSIKYGALDVGMVETDEGRPLPGIVLGFNLADRLMVSVGDKVILASFEDVTRVNQMPQMMQFVVTGYFETGLFEFDDNMAYISNEAAQKLFRMGTKVSGIGIRLDHYENASVVEALLNEKLGYPYRVLTWFDLNQNLFAWMKIEKWAAFIILSLIIMVAAFNIISTMIMVTMEKTREIGVLKAMGATNAGIRRIFTFEGLLVGIVGTVLGCIIGYALCWAQYRYRFFSLPNDIYIIDWLPILMKWTDFVMISAAAILITYAAAVYPAARAAKLDPVKAIRYE
- a CDS encoding ATP-dependent Clp protease ATP-binding subunit; this encodes MKNNFSSRVQMVIQFARDEALRLGHDYIGTEHLLLGLIREGEGMAIEILLSLGCDLDEIKQAVEDAGRVSGETMTLGNIPFTKRAEKILKSAYMEAERYKSDIIGTEHLLLALVKEREGLASQILTSFGVTYEAVAAELTKNLESSSSQSTGTSSESSSGKSPTPALDHFGRDLTAMAREGKLDPIIGRDAEIQRVAQILSRRKKNNPVLIGEPGVGKTAIAEGLALRIVEKKVPRVLFNKRVVTLDLGAIVAGTKYRGQFEERMKAIMNELVKQRDVILFIDELHTIVGAGGASGSLDASNMFKPALARGELQCIGATTLDEYRQYIEKDGALERRFQKVMVDPPSLEETYAIIKGLQSRYEAHHRVRFTEDAIREIVNLSDRYITDRFQPDKAIDVLDETGARVHLANIVVPKEIAAIEEEIKKVRAEKEAVVRKQNFEKAAKLRDLEKQLVQELERAKQRWNAEQEEHWAVATADDVAEVVSMMTKIPVTRVAQSESDKLLNMAEELKKRVVGQDNVIDLLCRAIRRTRAGLKDPNRPIGSFIFLGPTGVGKTYLAKELARYLFNDDNALIRIDMSEYMEKFSVSRLTGAPPGYIGYEEGGQLTERVRRHPYSVVLFDEIEKAHPDVFNILLQILDEGHITDSLGRKIDFKNTVLIMTSNLGARQVSKGGGMGFAKDDEESNYEKMRDRIIEEVKHTFNPEFINRVDELVVFRPLSRQDMVRIIDITVQEMLQRVANRNIKIRLTKGAKEFIADRGFDPVYGARPLKRTIQRYVEDPLAEQLLRGVFSDGASITIRAQNDELVFDLGNPLDEPHASPHEEVLKS